In Anser cygnoides isolate HZ-2024a breed goose chromosome 30, Taihu_goose_T2T_genome, whole genome shotgun sequence, the genomic stretch tcaagtttaaaaccattccccttgtcctatcataaaatcatagaaatcatagaaacacaaagtTGGAAAGAATCATTTAGTCCAACCATCCTATCACTactactacccactaagctactaaatcagaTACCGTAGCACCTTGTCCtggtgcttcttgaacactgcgaggggcggtgactccaccacctccctgggcagaccattccagtgcctgactactctttgaaagaaaaagtctttcgtgacatctaatctaaatctccccatgCGCAACCTGTGGCCATTTCCATGAGTCCTATcgttagttatctgagagacGAGGCTGACCCCCGCCTCACCACAACATctcttcaggaagttgtagagtgcaataaagtctcccctgagcctcttcttctccacactaaacaatcccagccactcttcataagacttgtgctccagagTCCTCACCAGTttggttgcccttctctggacacactccagggcctcgatgtccttcttgtagtgaggggcccaaaaccgaacacggtactcgaggtgcggcctcaccagcgcagagtacagggggacgatcacctccctgctcctgctggccacgctgtttCTAATACAAGCCAGGttgccgttggccttcttggccacctgggcacacggctggctcatgttcagccgagcATCAATCAACattcccaggtccctttccttttcacagtcttctagtcactctgccccaagcctatagcgTTGCATGGAGTTATTGTGGCCAAattgcaggaccctgcacttggccttgttgaacttcatcccattcacctcagcccagcaatccagcctatccagatccctctgaagaaTTCTAAAGAATTCCTTCCGtatatctaatttaaacctaccctcttctagtttaaggtcattactccttgtcctatcactacactccctgacaaagactgtctccccagctttcctgcaggtctTCTTTAAGTACTGCAAGGTTGTTCTAAGGTTTCTCCAGTGCTtcgtcttctccaggctgagcagtacCAGCTCGCTCAGCATGCCTTCATAGCAgacgtgctccagccccttgaccatctctgtggccctcctctggacctgttcaaATAATTCCATGTACTCGAACTGCCGCGTTAAACCACAGCAGTCTTTTTGGCACGCAGagtggggcacgaagggttgagataatgacagatcttACCAGAGAGtgctaaaattaaattgttataaGCACTAGACCAGTTTAATAGTTGCTGATCACAATGTCGACGTTTTGGAGCTCAGGTCTGTtgtgcttgctttcagaaatgtgttgtatagcacattacttactgCATGTGTTCCCGTTGTGCTGTTTATCATTTCTGGGGATGGTTTAAAGTTATTTTGGTATGtcgtgtaacactggcttatgatcCTATAAAATGTCTGGTCATGTGACAAATGTGCTATTTGTACTGAGCATTGCCATCACCTCCGTACCTCAGGAACCATCGCTCAGAAACTTAAGAATTACACTCTTGACCTTTTTGATTTAGGGAGCCCATctagggggagaaaagggagggaCACTTATTCagtcccccttcctccttcacctcccccttctcctccaggctaattaCACTAGCTCTACAAatctttgaatatccttgggatgctCCTATTGTGATGTCTCTGGAATGTGTTTCAAATTTGTTTAAGGATAAACAACTATTTAAGAATGACCTCCAGAGACCTGACCCAGGGCAGGAGAGttaggagaggcagggagagtgggaggataagggcaggcacctagagcagtgggcacctccagggctTTGGAACTTCCCCCCGAGCATGTGCAGAATCCTTAAAAACTGTAGAAGTGCTTGAAAAGGAGGTGTTATCACCTTGGCAATTCCAAAGGGACACAAATCACTGGAATGTGCTGGGATCTGGTCTGTACTTACTGAGCCTCAGTCAGTGccactgcaacccctgtgacaggccctgcagctactccaacACCTCTGACAtgtcctgcagccgctccagcccctgggacaggccccaGGTCTAGTCTGGGGACTAGACCAGACCCCCCAGGTCTGGTCTTGCTAGGCCACAGCACCAACCTGTGCCAGTATCCGTTGCCTCTATatgcaggagaaaacaatgGGTGTGAAAATCAGGCTCCTTAGAATGGAAAAGAACTACtacccagaaaagaaaggaggaagaagaatgttGATCTATGAAACCTTGACACAGACTTCCCCACGAGGGGGTACTTCAAAGATCCAAAAGGGTACAGGTGGGGTTTTGggatagctgccttggagacggAGGATATTAAagagttgtctaccttgcccagtcTCTGGGAGGAGCCTTCCGTTTGTGGAGTTGTTGAAGGTCAAAGAAGAGCAGGTGCACGTGGTTACCACAATGTTCTACCAGTTGGGGACAGGCTGGACATAAGTAAGTaatgagcaattgcactgtgcacagcttgctttgtacataacaataataaaaataataaatatcatcataatcatcattatcatcatcatcatcgtcatcatcatcatcatcataaaagctactattattattatttctcttccctttcggTCCGTTAaactgcccttatctcaacacATAAGCATTTGGGGGGTTGGTGTGAGCtaactgctgtgtggtgctgagctactTGCCAGGTTAAAGGACAACATGTTTGACAACCACACTCTAATAGCACAAATCGCACTTGTAAAATTCATCTCTCCTGTGTTCAGAGAAGGGCAGTCGGTGATGACTTCAGTCTGCTTCAAGCACCACACCCCCTGAGATGGGCCTAAATTTAaaccaacccctgtgacaggccctagaGCCACTCCAAAAACTGCGataggccctgcagccactccaactcctctgaaaggccctgcagccaggacaactcctgtgatgggccctgcagccactccagcccctgaaATGGGCCCCATTGCTGGGCCAGAGAACCAGCCTGTGCCACTATCGGTTGCCTCTttatgcaagagaaaacaatgggtgTGGAAGTCAGTTTTTCTTAGAAAGTGAATTAACTCCtacccagacaagaaaggaggaagaagaagataagGCAGGTTTCACCAAAGAAAGGCCACCATGGAAGCAGGaggacaaagaagaagaaatcaccTAAACATCAGAAACCACGTGATCCCTTTCCCAGGGTAAGCTATGAGATAAgggaaaagatttcagccatcatcttggtgagcacattgtcacctggctgccccagtgctgggagaacagggccaatagcctggaattaaagggcagggaagccaagcagctgggatccccctcTAGAGAAGGAGTGATTGACAAAGCCATTGGAAAAGGGCACAAGGAATTTAATCCTGTCAGGCGTCAAGGAAAGTTCTCCCTTCAAGaaagatcttgtatgtcaaccagGAAAGTGGACCAACATGGAGAGGGGTATCcggtacctgagggaattagccatgcTGAAGGTGATTGATAGTGACCTAGACAACAAACAGCTGGCCAAAGTTCCAGATGAAGTCGAGTGCCCAtgacccatgtggcagaagtttgtacagagcgCACCATCACcgtatgccagctcattggcagttATGACCTGGAAAGACCAAGAGGAACCCATATGGATGAATCGGATGTAGTTGGATGTAGCCAACTACAGCATTACAAGAaaagtctctcttctttcctATGGGCCTGCATCTCGTGTTGAGAGAAACTTTCTCACGAGATGCTAGAACTACAAGAGGAtacatcttcctccccacctgcacGAACCAATAGCTCAGCTATCAGGTGTAAACATCCCTCTGCTCAAGAAAGTTGATGTAGTGCGTGCATACTacgtgccaccctgtggttttaactGTGTGACCACAGAAAGGCCATGAGAAAACAGGATGCAAAAATCTACCCTACCTCCACCCTAGAGGCACGGATCCatgaagcacaaggaaaaacattcacaaaaagtggttcttctgagaaaattgcTGCTCCAGTTTCTAGCAGGCAGTCCTCCAGAGtaatgaatactatgagcaggactagaggggcccagCCTCCatccagggggaggaaggggacaatcGGGTGTATTGGACTCTGAGGAGTATTGGCCTGGCACATCAAACCCAAGAGTTAActgtactggaggctgaagtgagcctAGCTGGGAAGGAGTGGTAAAAGCAACCCATTGGGACTGGCCTGGAGGCTCTGTGCAACCTTAACATAGACTACTTCATGAGAGGTTACTTCAAAGATCCAAACATTTACTGGATGGACTTTGGGCATGACTCCCTTGGAGACGGAGGACAtcaaacagttgtctaccttgcccactctctcacaggacccttctgctgtgcaggtgctgatggccaatgggcagcaggtgccaatcgctaccacaacagcGCACCTGAGGCAGTACTGCACTCacagagactccctgattcccatgcatgagctggttcagtgactgcagagccaaggagtgatcagcaacaCTTGCTCACCCTTTAGTAGTCCCATATGGACAGTGCAAAattctaatggtgagtggaagaGAACAGTGGATTTCTgtgcctgaatgaagtcacaccaccgctgagtgctgctgtgctgggcatgcTAGAACTTCATTCAGTACGAACtgcagtcaaaggcagccaagcgcTCTGCCACAATTAAtactgctaatgcatttttctccatccctttgacAGCAGTGTGAAGGCCacacttttctttcagttggAGGGGCGTCCTGTCCACCTGGAATCGACTGCGCCAGGGgtagaaacacagccctaccgtTTGCAATGGGCTGATCCAGACTGCCCTGGAagagggggaagctcctgaacacctccagtacATTGATGTCGTCATCACATGGGGCAACCCAGCTCAggaagtatttgagaaagggaagaaaatagctttaatagtacaaatcacacttctaaaaCCAGCCTCTCCCCTGTTCAGAAAGGAGCAGTTGGCGATGACTTCAGTCTGCTCCAAACACCACACCACaggagagaccctgctgccttttggagctgtcagccctgaggccttggtTACACATTgagggagcccaatggcacagagcaagcgatgccatggtcgggtgctgtgctgctgagctgggccgggctcctgggcccaaggggagatcctgcaagcgggcagcgctgcagagagacagctctgcccaggagcagctcctgtgcacagcgcagcagggctgggggctctgaccgcaggtagcacggggagaggagagaaggagagagggcttggaggcagtgaggagcgcagcaacagagggcagcgtgtggcaggacagatctgcaggctgtTGGCACCGTGAGTCGCTGGCAGCAGGAACATGTAAATGGGATTTCCAAAGAGTTTTTCTGAAGCCAACACATCCCATGGTGGATAGCATCTGAAAGGAtagatttctctttttctccaatATGAAGTggacgctgccattcctcctggcttctccacctggccgtgctgctgctgctcttgttcccaggctgcctggggatgggggtttcacatgcccatggagtgagccctcggggtgcttgggggaaggggagtacggggtcagggtgaggggtctggagatgggcgCTTTGAGCCTGGCTTCTTCTGAATTCAACAGTTTCCAGGTTCTTGTCAGGACAACCTCTGAAGAATATTGTCCTGCAGCTCAAAGAgatgccagcacagctgagacCAGCCCTGATGTACAGACTGGGTGTTGTCTGTGTGGGACActctgcactaaagggacagtcTCTTTGCCTCTGAGGATCCACAAGGTTTTACTTGGAGTGCAACAGAACGCCCAGGACTTATGCCTTAGAATCACTCCTCAGGTGTGGTGGGGCAGCTAgaaccaaaaatacaaaacaaataattaaataactaaatctccacacctctgctctgcagttgggtgaactaggagcaaaactggggaaatcTCTTTGATATCAGTAGTAAAGTGAATCTGAGACTACCCCATGTTCCTACCATGTTACTACCATGTTACTACTATGCTACTACCTCTGGCTGTAGTGCAGGACTGATTCTTGCATTGCCCACAGATGAGTCCCCTGTTCCCAGAGACACTCTCAGGCAGAATCAATGAAAGAGACCTTCAAAATATCTCCCTGGAAATGGGCAATTTTTGGTCATTTTAAGTGACAAAATGGAAAGAGTTTTCCTCTGATATGCCTGTGGTACATTCTCactgcctttctcctccttgcaCAGGACCTCATGACCAGAATTAggagatgtccaacagcagctccatcagtgaGTTCCTCTGgtggcattcgcagacacgcgggagctgcagctcctgcacttcgggctcttcctgggcatctacctggctgccctcctgggcaacggcctcatcctcaccgccgtagcctgcgaccaccgcctccacacccccatgtacttcttcctcctcaacctcgccctcctcgacctgggctgcatctccaccactctgcccaaagccatggccaatgccctctgggacaccagggccaccTCCTATCAAGTATGTGgcgcacaggtctttttctttctcttcttcatatcagcagaatattatACTCTTAGtgtcatgtcctatgaccgctatGTTGCCgtctgcaagcccctgcactacgggagcctcatgggcagcagagcttgtgcccagatggcagcagctgcctggggcagtggctttctcaatgctgtcctgcacacggccactacattttccctgcccctctgccaaggcaatgctgtggaccagttcttctgtgaaatcccccagatcctcaagctctcctgctcagatgcctacctcagggaagttggggcacttgtgtgtagtgtttctttagcttttggctgttttgttttcattgttttttcctatattcagatcttcagggcagtgctgaggatgccctctgagcagggccggcacaaagccttttccacgtgcctccctcacctggccgtggtctccctgtttatcagcaCTGCCAcatttgcctacctgaagcccccctccatctcttccctatccctggacctgctggtggcagttctgtattcagtggtgcctccagcagtgaaccccctcatctacagcatgaaGAGCAAGGAGCTCAAGCATGCGCTCTGGAAATTGATGACTAGATGTGTTTCAGAAGCAATAAATTTCCGTTCTACATCTGCAGATGACTAATAATGTCAATGACTACAAGAacaaataatattatatatatataattatttttgtctgtgtttgtgTAGTTATGAGAATTTTATTACAGGACTTTCTTTGGTTTAATACGGCTAAAGTTGCCCATTAAAATGATatgattcatctcatttcttttacagtatGTACATGTCGAGTATAGCTCAGAGATTCTGTATATGAGGAGCCAGGCCCtctgtgaatttaaataaaagaaaggagcctgcactgccttccaTGTCTGACATCCTTcctctgagagctgctctggctctgcaggggcagtgccacgtgcagggctgcagaggaaaagagtcccatcccagcagcacggccagggagcaccagcgcttggggcatgccgagctgctctcttgccactgcccccctctggtgctgagccctgctggtggggtcaggcccggctgctcctgtagcttggtgccagtgctgctgtggggctgtgctgggactgcaggcagggacaggcagtgggcacggcagtggcacagccggcctgcgctgcagcacttccctcctaAGGGGGGATCTCCTCCAAGgtggactgaccacagctcaAGGGCTcaatctgctgtgagcaggcagaggagagctctgcagccccagggcacgcagcagccccagccaaggAGTCTGGCAAGTGATTTGactgcaaggtccctcctgccctagcacctcccAGAACTGGCACGGCACTGGCTCCTGtgtgtcagagaggctgggagcccaggagctgtgccatggGCTGGAAGGAGCACAACCAGATCACTTCTACCTGGGCGGATTCTGGGCCAAAAAGGgggtgttttgtaggtgtggtaTTATGAGCTCAGTGGTTCCTCAGAAGCTCCAAGTCCAGTAGGAAGCTAATGGCTGTTAAGTGGCCTGTGAGGtgacttttttctgaagcagctgaccaggcactgcccagcccagcccagcccctgcccacctctccccacctcccggacctctccccagcccagcagcccaggctgggctgaccccaggccagtgcccagcgcagcctgctgcagggctctgggcacggccagcacagccccagcccctcgcaaggcaccgcagctgctggcacaaaggcggctctggACCTCTTTCCATCTGCCCTGATGTCTCAGTAGCAGAGGGCAGTGCTTTGCAGGGCCCTGGGGGGTCTCTAAGAGCTGAAAGGGCAGGCGAGTGGTGTACTAGATCCAGCTCGTGAGCTTTCAAAGAAGCTGTCCTGAACCACGGTTGACTCTTGGGTAACTTTGCCTGCTGGCTCCTCACAACCCCTGCGGGCATGGCAGAGCCCTCCTTAACCCATCGGCTCCTCATGTTCAGCTTTTCGTTGTAACGAAATGCTCTAACTTGTATCATCAGTCATTAGATGAGGAACTCACTGCCAACCCATGCTTGCACACTGTCCCTGGAGATCAACTGACATCTCTTGGCAcatccagattcctctccaaGATGCCATTTCCCATCAGCCCCAGCACAAGTGGGACAGTCCCAAGCAGATAATTCAAGGGCCAGTTGTTGTATGCTGGGCCATAGGcaagcaagaaggcagctcccagTCCAGCCCTTGGTCCTTCACTGATCACTCTGGGGTTCTGATCCAttgtgaggcccagaaaagcaagaggtctgttcaggaagcagctccttgggtgtATTCCTGAAACCAGCTTTGCAAGAGGCGTGCAGAGATATAGAAGAGATGCCAATGTAGGgataacaggactgtcaccaacatacatgagatctcagggcttatccaaatacaagaagcacaatgtggaagccagaagagagcagcagtgaaaaggccacaccctgctgctggccatggccatggctccagggaagcagcagccccgacccgaaggcagcagagaggcagagcccagcgggcagtgaggggcagccgcgagggccagcggggctgctcctccctgtggcagctgggctctgggccctgagcccctcctgcgtgctggggctgctcccccagctccagaaaagatgggaagggatggaagCTGGGACCAATGAATTTCTGCTCGACTCTTTTCTGCCTTTATCTAAACGGGAAGCCCACTTCCATAAGTACATGAGATACTTAGTTCAAAACTAAAATAGAATGATAAACACATAGGATAGTAAGTAGatcatttctgaatgaaaatcacAAGGTTCAGAAAATAGTATAAAAGTGAAGTAACTGTTCCaacatattaagaaaaaagaaaaaaaagtagtgtcCTGTAACGAGTTTGCGCCGATTATTAATGATGAATAAATATATCCAAAGAGTTTCCTCAATGCATccttgagctccttgtttctcatgctgtagatgaggggattcatggcagcaggaaccacagagtacagaactgccaccaccaggtccagggatgcGTATGATTTGGAAGAAGGTTTCAGATAGGCAAATATGCCAGTGCTTACCATCAGTGAaaccacggccaggtgagggaggcacgtggaaaaggctttgtgccggccctgctcagaggggatcttcagcacggccctgaagatctgcacataggacagcacaatgaaaacaaagcaaccaaatGCTAAACAGACACTAAATACAATAAGCCCAACCTCCCTGAGGAATGACACTGAGCAGGAGGGCTTGAGGATTTGAGGAAgctcacagaagaactgatcaAGCTCATtaccttggcagaggggcagggaaaatgtagtggccgtgcGCAGAACAGCATTGAGAAggccactgccccaggcagctgctgccatctgggcacaagctctgctgcccacgacgctcccgtagtgcaggggcttgcagatggcaacgtagcggtcgtaggacatgacagtaagagtataatattctgctgatatgaaggagagaaagaaaaagacctgtgcggcacatccttgataggagatggccctggtgtcccagagggcattggccatggctttgggcagagtggtggagatgcagcccaggtcgaggagggcgaggttgaggaggaagaagtccatgggggtgtggaggcggtggtcgcaggctacggcggtgaggatgaggccgttgcccaggagggcagccaggtagatgcccaggaagagcccgaagtgcaggagctgcagctcccgcgtgtctgcgaatgccagcaggaggaactcgctcacagagctgctgttgggcatttcctgAATTTGGACACAGCTGTCTGTTGAAGaggataaggcagaaaaaagttaaaacagacttctctgaggaaaacctacTGTAAGCCTTAGAGCACCCCCAGTCCAAGCCTCTCTCTatgcaggagaacctttctgcagctctcctgcttgagctgcggctggtgctggctgagagtggcactgggagcaggggctgctgtgggctccagaggagtccttcctgctgtgcagcaggagggaagcaggaacatgggggaaactcaagttcagtccaTTTATCAGGTCAATGAAATTTGCAGTGCTGTTTCAAACAATGCACCCCaatgcagaacagagctgcagaTGCCGCTGCTGAACACTCCTgttctcagctgccctgtgtcacccctctgtgagctgcaggaCTGTCCTGctcaggtgtttccctgagaagaaactggagacagctgagagcagagaagccccagtccAAGTGCATTGGGATAGAATCCTCACCTTGTCTTGCatgagcaggatctcagctcttTCCTCCTATCCTGGGTTGCAGaggcctcactccagctgcccacagacagccatccagcagcacggacaTGGCCTTAACACGGAGGTGTCTCCTCCTTAGGgcacctggataacacaaggatgccacgagagagctgcatcctgctggagagcagcctgcagaccAGGAGGATCCCCCACAGACAGAGCTGGATATCTTAAAGCTGGGATGTGCCACCATCCCAGCTGCACCCGTGCAGTGTCTGGAGGATGCTTGGCCACACCACTCTTGGCTGACCGGGGGCACCTGGCTTAGGGCACTccgaggggcttctgccagacttcctcacctcgcagtgccatccagcaggactcccaaagcctactgcattgcccactaCCCTCTCAgcaacaagacccagcaggagacccttccaggacgtgcagctgcatggccctgcagccagagacgtaccttgtcaagggctgtgcaaatttctcctgcaggcagctctcagcatcctcccactgccaactgcctccaagccctctctccttctctcctgtcc encodes the following:
- the LOC136787572 gene encoding olfactory receptor 14C36-like encodes the protein MSYDRYVAVCKPLHYGSLMGSRACAQMAAAAWGSGFLNAVLHTATTFSLPLCQGNAVDQFFCEIPQILKLSCSDAYLREVGALVCSVSLAFGCFVFIVFSYIQIFRAVLRMPSEQGRHKAFSTCLPHLAVVSLFISTATFAYLKPPSISSLSLDLLVAVLYSVVPPAVNPLIYSMKSKELKHALWKLMTRCVSEAINFRSTSADD
- the LOC136787573 gene encoding olfactory receptor 14A16-like, with product MPNSSSVSEFLLLAFADTRELQLLHFGLFLGIYLAALLGNGLILTAVACDHRLHTPMDFFLLNLALLDLGCISTTLPKAMANALWDTRAISYQGCAAQVFFFLSFISAEYYTLTVMSYDRYVAICKPLHYGSVVGSRACAQMAAAAWGSGLLNAVLRTATTFSLPLCQGNELDQFFCELPQILKPSCSVSFLREVGLIVFSVCLAFGCFVFIVLSYVQIFRAVLKIPSEQGRHKAFSTCLPHLAVVSLMVSTGIFAYLKPSSKSYASLDLVVAVLYSVVPAAMNPLIYSMRNKELKDALRKLFGYIYSSLIIESAQVEVIWLCSFQPMAQLLGSQPL